A region of Phycisphaerae bacterium DNA encodes the following proteins:
- a CDS encoding isoamylase early set domain-containing protein: MVCQVSGGEIEFRFFRPEANQVFLVGDFNGWSSAGFPMARLENGDWTCRLTLPDGSYQFKYLADGEWFLDYAAFGLEHGPYGMNSVVMVTSKPASLPKPQCQPPARKVRRPASASRRLAQPAA; the protein is encoded by the coding sequence ATGGTCTGCCAGGTCTCAGGAGGAGAAATCGAATTCCGGTTCTTCAGGCCGGAGGCTAATCAGGTCTTCCTCGTCGGCGATTTCAACGGCTGGAGCTCCGCCGGCTTCCCTATGGCTCGCCTTGAGAATGGCGACTGGACGTGCCGCCTGACCTTGCCCGACGGTTCCTACCAATTCAAGTACCTCGCCGACGGAGAGTGGTTCCTCGACTACGCCGCCTTCGGCCTTGAGCACGGCCCCTACGGCATGAACTCCGTCGTCATGGTAACGTCCAAGCCAGCTTCCTTACCAAAGCCGCAGTGCCAGCCCCCCGCCCGCAAGGTGCGTCGTCCGGCATCCGCGTCACGAAGACTGGCCCAGCCCGCAGCATGA
- a CDS encoding sigma-70 family RNA polymerase sigma factor, whose product MSELSQADEYLLDQIRHGAAQGWSELVDRYQGRLLAFARQKVRQAADAEDLVQDTFISFLKALPNYRRQAGLETFLFTILRHKIIDAFRGRKDNACLLVDVLKGDSGDPQEGSDIQMADSVATASWYVRRDEQHHQQRELLTTALRELLDGYKKSGNFRDLQVVEMIFYCQLRNKDVADVVGLDEKHVALIKHRCLGRIRDRVLHGTSGFDSDPPDLLLSEIWQSQRLSCLKRSTIGAYLLATLEPDWRAYIAFHLERLGCQYCLANLKDLKEQTKVETTRALRNRIMESTIGFLKRS is encoded by the coding sequence ATGAGCGAACTCAGTCAGGCGGACGAGTACTTGCTGGATCAGATCCGGCATGGCGCCGCCCAGGGGTGGTCCGAACTGGTGGACCGATACCAGGGCCGGCTCCTGGCCTTCGCGCGCCAGAAAGTTCGTCAGGCGGCCGATGCCGAAGACCTGGTCCAGGATACCTTCATCAGTTTCCTCAAAGCCCTCCCTAACTACCGCCGACAGGCCGGCCTCGAGACTTTCCTCTTCACTATCCTCCGGCACAAGATCATCGACGCCTTCCGCGGCCGTAAGGACAACGCTTGCCTCCTCGTAGATGTCCTCAAGGGAGACTCCGGGGACCCACAGGAGGGCTCGGATATCCAGATGGCCGACTCCGTGGCGACGGCCAGCTGGTACGTCCGCCGTGACGAACAGCACCATCAACAGCGGGAACTCCTGACCACCGCCCTCCGCGAACTCCTCGACGGGTACAAGAAATCGGGCAATTTCCGCGATCTCCAGGTCGTGGAGATGATCTTCTACTGCCAGCTCCGCAACAAGGACGTGGCCGATGTGGTCGGCCTGGACGAGAAACACGTGGCCCTCATCAAGCATCGCTGCCTCGGTCGCATCCGCGATCGCGTCCTGCACGGCACGTCCGGCTTCGACTCCGATCCCCCCGACCTCCTCCTCAGCGAAATCTGGCAGTCCCAGCGGCTCAGCTGCCTGAAACGCAGTACCATCGGCGCTTACCTCCTCGCCACCCTGGAGCCGGATTGGCGAGCGTACATCGCTTTTCACCTCGAACGGCTGGGCTGTCAGTACTGCCTCGCCAATCTGAAAGACCTGAAGGAACAGACCAAGGTCGAAACCACCCGAGCCCTCCGCAATCGCATCATGGAATCTACCATCGGCTTCCTCAAGAGGTCATAA
- a CDS encoding protein kinase has protein sequence MTAFRYKHGDRPLEGYTVQRAVGRGGFGEVYYALSDSGREVALKIIQGYEQIELRGVSACMNLKSPHLITIFDVKHNADGDPFVIMEYVSGPSLRELIDQCPAGVGTQKAAFFLREIAKGLTYLHDQGIVHRDLKPGNIFYEDGYVKIGDYGLSKAMSASVHSGQTVTVGTVHYMAPEIGQGRYDRGVDIYALGVVLYEMLTGQTPYLGASPGEVLMKHLAGEPDLTGIEEPFATVVRRAMAKNPTDRYQSAQEMVEAVFGAEHVRNSVSVFRPESLSMVAERIGQKVTAGGPGSSAEHTGARLGQPAPGPDPAGGTGEGWDEFGRRMDEFGRRMGQWGEQFGERMAQVGTRLSDRLSGRPTPPPPPPPLTPLLQPKRVADPARDPLDWNQRRLLGVLTAAIVAGGSGILASSMGSANPLWLPLFAFVAIMGAAGGVIVAQAKFAAKLAGESSFVQRLAFGGTAAVAGLLCTMPCLFAAQKSGMGESPVWFIAFNPVIIGALGVVVVLRTKQLKSGERHRPDFGRLIYIAPLVVAMLLPLTGLLGPFGSRSSASWILQTTLLATLLSTGVALFLVNWRRHVAAGRPERLSLGAAFWAGLIAWIAATILDGNATLAGGIMAGVALVSQVLAPFDPSAHHSLAAASTATGQAAWSPTADRAVHQAPQPAPATHDKRLSPPPPPPPAADTFGGRVLAGQPHHPAGYGAHMLPSWARGLFLLAFALLSGTGLMLFCFAGIARLSSDEVAIAVAAGLGACMFALFCLVRAVKNTYRSAWSSFIRPVLLMLCALTALTSLCFIASISRLSDDEMLIGLGFIIFPSILFIVLACIPDRTVSNLSANAVALATPPYVPNAQGASARLRLWALLLACVGFFCPLCGLHRFYVGKVGTGLIWLFTLGFLGVGTLIDVIMIIAGSFTDRHGLRLLAWQSLDELGKYPASAHPVPHAPTPVPPPTPGPTIEPAAPAAPVPPEIWPQQALATGLAPLPQPARLQTSPRPRGLTNPLLAVISGLVLLAGLAVSFLAAIDLPALIAAGFPDPSLATQLTRDFGNYTGWPNLMERAFVAVACGIMVFAMLLTLIARRRAGAAHVGRVILAYTAFLGCFRALTDVMGAVNWPPIVDMFNHERVGPAIETALGQMGRAQDWMMCGGLLLAGLILLGWPESRRKTHPVPGDRSEEALS, from the coding sequence ATGACAGCATTCCGCTACAAACACGGCGATCGCCCCCTGGAGGGTTACACCGTCCAGCGGGCGGTGGGACGGGGCGGCTTCGGAGAAGTCTACTACGCCCTGAGCGACAGCGGCCGCGAGGTCGCACTCAAGATCATCCAGGGCTACGAGCAGATCGAACTCCGCGGCGTCTCCGCCTGCATGAACCTCAAAAGCCCCCACCTGATCACCATCTTCGACGTCAAACATAACGCCGACGGCGATCCCTTCGTCATTATGGAGTACGTCTCCGGCCCCTCCCTCCGCGAACTCATCGACCAGTGCCCGGCCGGCGTCGGTACCCAGAAAGCCGCGTTCTTCCTCCGCGAAATCGCCAAGGGCCTTACCTACCTGCACGACCAGGGCATCGTTCACCGCGACCTCAAACCTGGCAACATCTTCTACGAGGACGGCTACGTCAAGATCGGCGACTACGGCCTCAGCAAGGCCATGAGCGCCAGCGTGCACAGCGGCCAGACCGTCACCGTCGGTACCGTCCACTACATGGCCCCAGAAATCGGCCAGGGTCGCTACGACCGCGGCGTGGACATCTACGCCCTCGGCGTCGTGCTCTACGAGATGCTCACCGGACAGACACCCTATCTGGGTGCCTCGCCCGGCGAAGTACTCATGAAGCACCTCGCCGGTGAACCCGACTTGACCGGCATCGAGGAGCCCTTTGCCACCGTGGTCCGAAGGGCCATGGCCAAAAACCCCACAGACCGCTACCAGTCAGCCCAGGAAATGGTCGAGGCCGTCTTCGGCGCCGAACATGTCCGCAACAGCGTATCGGTCTTCCGGCCGGAAAGCCTCTCCATGGTCGCCGAACGCATCGGCCAGAAGGTGACCGCCGGCGGCCCAGGTTCCTCCGCCGAGCACACCGGCGCTCGTCTGGGTCAACCGGCACCGGGCCCAGATCCCGCCGGCGGAACCGGCGAAGGCTGGGACGAGTTCGGCCGGCGAATGGATGAGTTCGGCCGGCGGATGGGGCAGTGGGGCGAACAGTTCGGCGAACGCATGGCCCAGGTCGGCACCCGCCTCAGCGATCGGCTCAGCGGACGGCCGACACCTCCGCCTCCTCCACCACCCCTCACTCCCTTGCTTCAACCAAAGAGGGTCGCGGATCCGGCCCGCGACCCCCTGGACTGGAATCAACGCCGCCTGCTCGGCGTCCTCACCGCCGCCATCGTGGCCGGTGGCTCCGGAATCCTCGCCAGCTCGATGGGCTCCGCAAACCCCCTCTGGCTGCCGTTGTTCGCTTTCGTGGCGATCATGGGCGCCGCAGGCGGGGTCATCGTGGCCCAGGCCAAGTTTGCCGCCAAGCTGGCCGGGGAAAGCAGCTTCGTCCAGCGACTCGCTTTCGGCGGCACCGCCGCCGTTGCCGGCCTGTTGTGCACCATGCCCTGCCTCTTCGCAGCCCAGAAGTCAGGAATGGGCGAAAGCCCGGTGTGGTTCATCGCCTTCAACCCGGTCATTATCGGCGCCTTGGGCGTGGTCGTGGTCTTACGCACGAAACAGCTCAAGTCCGGCGAGAGGCACCGTCCAGACTTCGGTCGATTGATCTACATCGCGCCTCTGGTGGTGGCCATGCTCCTGCCGCTGACCGGCCTCCTGGGCCCGTTCGGCAGCCGCAGTTCAGCATCCTGGATTCTGCAGACAACCCTGCTGGCTACCCTGCTCAGCACCGGCGTGGCCCTGTTCCTGGTCAATTGGCGACGGCACGTCGCTGCCGGTCGGCCGGAAAGACTCTCCCTCGGAGCCGCCTTCTGGGCCGGTCTGATCGCCTGGATCGCGGCCACGATCCTCGACGGCAATGCCACTTTGGCGGGAGGAATCATGGCCGGCGTCGCACTCGTCAGCCAGGTCCTGGCCCCCTTCGATCCGTCCGCACACCATAGCCTCGCCGCGGCCTCGACCGCCACAGGTCAGGCGGCTTGGAGCCCAACTGCCGACCGAGCCGTCCACCAGGCCCCGCAACCCGCCCCGGCCACCCACGACAAACGCCTTTCGCCCCCTCCTCCGCCCCCTCCGGCAGCCGACACCTTCGGCGGACGAGTGCTCGCCGGCCAACCCCACCATCCGGCCGGCTACGGCGCCCACATGCTCCCCAGTTGGGCACGGGGACTGTTCCTCCTCGCGTTCGCCTTGCTCAGCGGAACAGGCCTCATGCTGTTCTGCTTCGCGGGGATCGCCCGCTTGTCCAGCGATGAGGTGGCCATTGCCGTCGCAGCGGGCCTCGGCGCCTGCATGTTCGCCCTCTTCTGCCTCGTGCGAGCCGTGAAGAACACCTATCGAAGCGCCTGGAGCAGCTTCATCCGCCCCGTGCTGCTGATGCTGTGCGCCTTGACCGCGCTGACCTCCTTATGCTTCATAGCATCCATCAGCCGTCTGAGCGACGATGAGATGCTGATCGGCTTGGGCTTCATCATCTTCCCCTCAATCCTGTTCATCGTCCTGGCGTGCATCCCCGATCGAACGGTCAGTAACCTCTCCGCAAACGCGGTCGCCCTCGCGACCCCGCCCTATGTGCCCAATGCGCAAGGCGCCTCTGCACGACTACGCTTGTGGGCCCTGCTGCTAGCCTGCGTCGGTTTCTTCTGCCCCCTGTGTGGCCTCCACCGCTTCTACGTCGGCAAGGTCGGCACGGGACTGATCTGGCTGTTTACCTTGGGCTTCCTGGGCGTCGGTACGCTGATCGACGTCATCATGATCATTGCCGGCAGCTTCACCGACCGGCACGGCCTGCGACTACTGGCCTGGCAGAGCCTCGATGAGCTCGGCAAGTACCCCGCATCCGCCCATCCTGTACCCCACGCGCCCACGCCCGTACCACCCCCGACGCCGGGGCCCACCATCGAGCCCGCCGCGCCTGCCGCTCCCGTTCCGCCCGAAATCTGGCCGCAGCAGGCCCTGGCTACGGGCCTCGCCCCTCTGCCCCAACCGGCTCGTCTGCAGACCAGCCCCCGTCCTCGCGGATTGACCAATCCACTCCTGGCCGTGATCAGTGGCTTGGTGCTCCTCGCTGGCTTGGCCGTCAGCTTCCTGGCGGCCATCGATCTGCCCGCACTGATCGCCGCCGGTTTCCCCGACCCCTCTCTCGCCACACAACTGACCCGCGATTTCGGCAACTACACCGGCTGGCCCAACCTGATGGAGCGAGCCTTCGTCGCCGTGGCGTGCGGCATCATGGTCTTCGCCATGCTGTTGACCCTGATCGCCCGGCGACGGGCGGGCGCCGCCCACGTCGGCCGGGTCATCCTCGCCTACACGGCGTTTCTCGGTTGCTTCCGTGCCCTCACCGATGTGATGGGAGCAGTCAACTGGCCGCCGATCGTGGATATGTTCAACCACGAACGCGTCGGACCGGCCATCGAAACCGCCCTTGGCCAAATGGGCCGTGCACAGGATTGGATGATGTGCGGCGGTCTCCTGTTGGCCGGATTGATCCTGCTCGGTTGGCCAGAGTCCCGGCGCAAAACCCACCCCGTGCCCGGCGACCGATCTGAGGAGGCCCTCTCATGA